A window of the Cryptococcus depauperatus CBS 7841 chromosome 5, complete sequence genome harbors these coding sequences:
- a CDS encoding threonine-tRNA ligase: MSSQAHPVHSTAQPPAAKLVKPKKDKKGDNVGPLELNPPPEFFQERIDIYEEWKAKYSQFVATQPREPITITFPDGKQVEGTAWETTPLQLARDISSSLADRVIIAKINNQQLWDLNRPLEASCTLALLDFDSPDNNYEARQVFWHSSAHVLGEACERRYEGCCLGYGPPLEEGGFFYDMSLANERTISQDDYKPIEDVCKSVVKDKQAFERLELPKEVLLEMFKYNKYKQHYINDKVPDGTSSTVYKCGPLIDLCLGPHVPHTGRIKALAVTKNSSSYFLGDAKNDTFQRVYGMSFPDNTQMKEYKKYLEEAAKRDHRKIGKDQELFVFNDLSPGSAFFLPMGMRIYNTLVTFIKTEYFKRGFSEVGSPNIFNSKLWQTSGHWQNYAEDMFQLKVDEDQFAIKPMNCPGHCIIFDSRERSYKELPLRFAEFGILHRNEASGALSGLTRVRRFVQDDAHIFCTPDQVEAELYSAFEFLDAVYKPFGFTYRVGLSTRNPKKWMGDLALWDKAESTLREVLEKKVPGTWHTNEEDAAFYGPKLDFQLTDALKRNWQCGTIQLDFNLPERFNLKYHSFEQNPDGTQFSRPVMIHRAILGSLERFIAIITESTGGKWPLWLSPRQVVVIPVAKPFIKYAQNVADRFKDAGLFAEVDLTDNTLNKKIRNAQTAQWNFIMVVGQDELDAQAVNIRNRDDEVQGREETVNLDVAVEKILRLKDNKAAISKLD; the protein is encoded by the exons ATGTCTTCACAAGCACATCCAGTTCATTCTACGGCACAGCCACCAGCGGCCAAGCTAGTCAAgccaaaaaaagataaaaaaggAGATAATGTTGGCCCACTAGAACTCAACCCACCTCCAGAGTTTTTTCAAGAGAGGATAGATATCTACGAGGAGTGGAAGGCAAAATACTCTCAATTTGTAGCGA CGCAACCAAGAGAGCCAATCACCATCACATTCCCAGATGGCAAGCAAGTTGAGGGTACTGCATGGGAGACTACCCCTCTTCAACTCGCTAGAGACATTTCGTCTTCTCTTGCTGATCGAGTTATTATTGCGAAAATAAACAACCAACAGCTCTGGGACCTTAACCGTCCGCTTGAAGCTTCTTGCACCCTCGCTCTCCTCGATTTTGATTCTCCCGATAATAACTATGAGGCTCGTCAAGTTTTCTGGCATTCCTCTGCGCATGTGTTAGGCGAGGCATGTGAACGTCGCTACGAGGGCTGCTGCCTCGGTTATGGTCCACCTTTGGAGGAAGGTGGTTTCTTTTATGACATGAGTCTTGCCAATGAACGCACTATCTCTCAGGATGACTACAAACCCATTGAGGATGTGTGCAAGTCTGTGGTCAAAGATAAGCAGGCTTTTGAGCGGCTTGAGCTTCCTAAAGAAGTGTTGCTTGAAATGTTTAAATATAACAAATACAAGCAACATTACATCAATGACAAGGTCCCTGATGGGACTTCTTCTACCGTTTACAAATGCGGACCTCTCATTGACTTATGTCTTGGGCCTCATGTACCGCATACTGGCCGTATCAAGGCTTTGGCTGTTACAAAG AATTCTTCCTCGTATTTCCTTGGTGACGCTAAGAACGATACTTTTCAACGAGTGTACGGCATGTCATTCCCCGATAACACTCAGATgaaagaatacaaaaaatatcttgaagaagctgcCAAACGTGATCACCGAAAGATTGGAAAGGACCAAGAGTTGTTTGTATTCAATGACCTTTCACCCGGAAGTGCATTCTTCTTGCCCATGGGTATGCGAATCTATAACACGCTCGTGACATTTATCAAAACAGAGTACTTCAAAAGAGGCTTCTCTGAAGTTGGTTCACCCAATATTTTCAACTCGAAACTATGGCAAACATCTGGCCATTGGCAAAATTATGCCGAAGATATGTTCCAGCTGAAAGTAGACGAAGATCAGTTTGCAATCAAACCTATGAACTGTCCGGGTCACTGTATTATCTTCGAttcaagagagagaagctACAAAGAGCTGCCTCTGCGATTTGCGGAATTTGGGATATTGCATAGGAATGAAGCGAGTGGGGCTCTTTCAGGCTTGACGCGAGTGAGAAGGTTTGTCCAAGATGATGCTCACATCTTTTGTACTCCAGACCAAGTCGAAGCCGAACTATACAGTGCATTCGAATTCCTCGATGCCGTTTACAAGCCTTTTGGCTTTACCTATAGGGTTGGTCTATCCACGCGGAATCCCAAGAAATGGATGGGCGATCTTGCCCTGTGGGACAAAGCTGAATCGACACTAAGGGAGGTATTAGAGAAGAAAGTTCCAGGTACCTGGCACACCAATGAGGAGGATGCCGCATTCTATGGACCCAAGCTTGATTTTCAACTGACAGATGCCCTTAAAAGAAATTGGCAATGTGGGACTATCCAG CTCGATTTCAATCTTCCCGAGCGATTCAACCTCAAATACCATTCGTTTGAACAGAATCCTGATGGTACACAATTCTCTCGCCCTGTCATGATTCATCGAGCCATTCTCGGTTCGCTTGAACGTTTTATCGCCATTATCACCGAATCTACAGGTGGCAAATGGCCACTTTGGCTCTCTCCTCGTCAGGTTGTTGTTATACCTGTCGCCAAACCATTCATTAAATATGCCCAAAATGTTGCCGATAGATTCAAAGATGCAGGCTTGTTTGCAGAAGTAGATTTAACAGACAACACATTAAACAAGAAGATTAGGAATGCTCAGACTGCCCAGTGGAACTTCATTATGG TGGTTGGTCAAGACGAACTTGACGCGCAAGCTGTCAACATTCGAAACCGCGACGACGAGGTTCAAGGTCGAGAAGAGACTGTCAATCTTGACGTTGCTGTAGAAAAGATCCTTAGgctcaaagacaacaagGCGGCTATCAGCAAACTGGATTAG
- a CDS encoding cysteine-tRNA ligase, translating to MATNKIPQPEWFPPTKIIEEPSLKVYNSLTRNKDVFIPTKGKRVDWYNCGPTVYDSSHMGHARNYLTQDIVRRILRDYFGYDVNFVMNITDIDDKIIIRARESHLLEQLISSTSSITTQLLSDVEAGFTQYLTKPLKSISALDIPPNATSFEVFDLILARYQSDTKWANEAREKEEKFGMYLASLAKAKEAYNNAKGKLDRPGNDNKAVKDLVEGATDILGPYLGDKLAETISDPIAVSQKLASFWEESFFEDMARLHILPPDTITRVSEYVPEIVSFVQRIIDHGFAYEGGGSIWFDVEKFEGAEGDEFRYEYAKLQPGSKGNKKLLDEGEGALTGVQGKRRPADFALWKAKSKPGEPAWTSPWGEGRPGWHIECSVMASEVLGSGMDIHSGGVDLMFPHHDNELAQAEAYHGCKQWVNYFLHTGHLHIEGLKMSKSLKNFITIDEALRDYSARQLRLAFMLQAWNAKLDFKKDLIVDTKTKEETFDNFFANVKARINDAAARDANQDGKHHFDEPEKKLMKTFHCAQDNFRAALCDSFNTPTAIQVLLDLVSNVNTYFASRGPRDYNIGPVVTIAQWITRMLRMFGLGEGDASTNQIGWGKEGNGATGGDWEKKLNPYLNAMSIFRDNIRKLAIAGSTPKDILQLCDKFRDYDLANLGVQLDDGQSASGGAIYKLIDPAVLVQAREEKERLAAEKAERKKAAEAKQIAQLEKGRVPPQQMFKPPHVSTRMYSEWDEQGLPVKDEEGKELSKSAQKKAVKEWKAQEKAHEAWLAWQKEMRTPSSGKGTVLGYLERKYGFKRVGLSKVRNGKEPISEQRAGSESCSTQKTFSNPSDLLDYATHNWLSHFVTTDLRTHAEIEVFIKRPFFLLVSVDGPLRVRFEREKARAPALGGQTITLEEFVDQHDSLLHASSFSSSTFPTALLQKQLSSDFRRVLALAHVHVDNSFTEISALNWYLDRLDLLDEERLRPGWDTYFMTLASLASHRSNCMKRRVGALLVRSKRILSTGYNGTPRGTKNCNQGGCSRCNGTARGGEALNECLCLHAEENALLEAGKERIGDDSVIYCNTCPCLRCSVKIVQCGVREVVYNQSYSMDEASAMVFKEGGVLLRQLHMPGAL from the exons ATGGCAACTAATAAGATACCACAGCCAGAATGGTTTCCCCCTACCAAAATTATCGAAGAACCATCGCTCAAAGTATACAATTCACTTACAAGGAATAAAGATGTCTTTATACCTacaaaaggcaagagagtAGATTGGTATAATTGTGGGCCAACCGTATACGACTCGAGTCACATGGGGCATGCCAGGAATTATCTGACCCAAGATATTGTCAGAAGAATACTCAGAGATTACTTTGGCTACGATGTCAACTTTGTCATGAACATTACAGACATTGACGATAAAATCATCATTCGAGCGAGAGAGAGCCATCTTCTTGAACAATTAATTTCATCGACTTCCTCGATAACAACTCAACTCTTGTCTGACGTCGAAGCAGGTTTTACTCAGTATCTTACCAAACCACTCAAATCAATATCTGCTCTAGATATACCGCCAAATGCTACAAGTTTTGAAGTTTTTGACTTGATATTGGCTAGATATCAGAGCGACACAAAGTGGGCAAATGAGGCTagggagaaggaagagaaatttGGCATGTATTTGGCTAGTCTGGCCAAGGCAAAGGAAGCCTATAACAATGCCAAGGGCAAACTTGATAGACCTGGAAATGACAACAAGGCTGTCAAAGACTTGGTAGAAGGCGCTACAGATATTCTTGGGCCTTATCTCGGGGACAAG CTTGCGGAAACCATTTCTGACCCAATCGCCGTCTCTCAAAAACTCGCCTCCTTTTGGGAAGAATCATTCTTCGAAGACATGGCCCGCCTCCATATTTTGCCACCTGATACCATCACCCGTGTTTCTGAATACGTTCCTGAAATCGTCTCGTTTGTCCAAAGAATTATTGATCACGGTTTTGCCTATGAAGGCGGTGGGAGTATCTGGTTTGATGTAGAAAAATTTGAAGGGGCTGAGGGAGATGAATTCAGATATGAGTATGCTAAACTCCAGCCTGGAAGCAAAGGTAACAAGAAATTGTTGGATGAGGGCGAGGGCGCGTTGACGGGTGTACAAGGGAAAAGGCGCCCGGCAGATTTTGCCCTTTGGAAAGCCAAGTCCAAGCCTGGGGAACCTGCTTGGACATCACCTTGGGGTGAAGGAAGACCAGGATGGCATATAGAGTGCTCGGTCATGGCAAGCGAGGTCTTGGGAAGCGGAATGGACATTCACTCGGGTGGAGTTGATTTGATGTTTCCTCATCATGATAATGAACTCGCTCAAGCTGAG GCATACCATGGGTGCAAGCAATGGGTCAACTACTTCTTACACACCGGTCACCTGCACATCGAAGGCTTAAAAATGAGCAAATCTCTTAAAAACTTTATAACTATCGACGAAGCTCTTAGAGACTACTCTGCCCGTCAGTTGCGGCTTGCATTCATGCTTCAAGCTTGGAATGCCAAGCTCGACTTCAAAAAAGATCTGATTGTGGATACCAAGactaaagaagaaacattTGAT AATTTCTTTGCTAATGTCAAAGCTAGGATaaacgatgctgctgcTCGAGATGCAAACCAGGATGGCAAGCATCACTTTGATGAGCCAGAGAAGAAACTTATGAAAACTTTCCATTGCGCCCAAGACAATTTTCGCGCAGCTCTTTGTGACTCATTCAACACTCCCACCGCAATCCAGGTTCTCCTTGACCTCGTCTCCAATGTTAACACGTACTTTGCCTCACGCGGCCCTAGAGATTACAACATTGGCCCAGTTGTCACTATCGCCCAGTGGATTACACGCATGCTACGAATGTTTGGTCTAGGCGAAGGTGATGCGTCTACCAACCAAATTGGATGGGGTAAAGAAGGAAACGGAGCTACAGGGGGGGATTGGGAGAAGAAACTTAATCCTTATCTCAATGCCATGTCAATTTTTCGAGACAACATTCGCAAACTGGCTATTGCGGGCAGTACACCTAAAGATATCCTTCAGCTTTGCGACAAGTTTCGAGATTACGACCTTGCCAACCTTGGTGTCCAGCTTGATGACGGCCAATCCGCTTCGGGTGGCGCAATATACAAGCTAATTGATCCCGCGGTCCTTGTCCAGGCTCGTGAGGAGAAAGAACGTTTGGCAGCTGAGAAggcagaaagaaagaaagcagCCGAAGCCAAACAAATCGCACAGCTCGAAAAAGGGCGTGTACCGCCTCAGCAAATGTTTAAACCGCCTCACGTAAGCACACGGATGTATAGCGAATGGGATGAACAAGGCCTGCcagtcaaagatgaagaaggaaaagagttgagCAAGAGTGCTCAGAAGAAGGCTGtgaaagagtggaaagCGCAAGAAAAGGCCCACGAAGCATGGTTAGCTTGGCAGAAAGAGATGC GAACTCCATCATCTGGGAAGGGAACGGTCTTGGGGTATCTAGAGAGAAAATATGGATTCAAGCGAGTTGGATTAAGCAAAGTT AGAAATGGAAAGGAGCCGATTAGTGAACAGAGAGCTGGTTCTGAATCATGTTCTACGCAAAAA ACATTTTCAAATCCCTCTGACCTACTCGACTACGCTACTCACAATTGGCTCTCCCATTTTGTTACCACTGACCTCAGGACTCACGCTGAGATAGAGGTGTTTATCAAAAGGCCGTTCTTTCTGTTGGTCAGCGTTGATGGACCATTAAGAGTGAGGTTTGAGAGGGAAAAAGCGAG GGCGCCGGCATTGGGTGGACAAACAATCACGCTGGAAGAATTTGTTGATCAGCATGACAGCCTGCTCCACGCTTCAAGtttctcatcctctacCTTCCCAACAGCGTTACTTCAAAAACAGCTTAGTTCTGATTTCCGACGTGTTCTCGCATTGGCGCATGTACATGTGGACAACAGCTTTACAGAAATTTCGGCGTTAAACTGGTATCTTGACAGATTAGATctgttggatgaagagaggtTGCGACCAGGATGGGATACTTATTTTATG ACTCTAGCCTCACTTGCATCACACCGCTCAAATTGTATGAAACGCCGCGTCGGCGCTCTTCTCGTTCGTTCCAAACGGATCCTATCGACGGGGTATAACGGCACGCCCAGGGGAACGAAAAATTGTAATCAGGGGGGATGTTCGAGATGTAATGGAACTGCGAGAGGGGGTGAAGCTT TGAATGAGTGTTTGTGTCTGCatgctgaagagaatgCTCTATtggaagctggaaaagaaagaattggCGATGATTCTGTCATTTACTGCAACAC GTGCCCTTGCTTGCGCTGCTCTGTCAAAATTGTTCAGTGTGGCGTGCGCGAGGTTGTATATAACCAGAGTTACAGCATGGACGAAGCTTCTGCCATGGTATTCAAAGAAGGGGGAGTCCTACTTCGTCAACTTCATATGCCTGGTGCACTTTAA